CGGGGCGTCAACCCATGTTCCCGCACGGCCCGTTCGCTCGCGACGAGCAGGGCGGCGGCGCCGTCCGAGACCTGCGAGGAGCATGCGGCGGTGATCGTTCCGTCGTCCAGGACGGGCTTGAGGCCCGCCATCTTCTCCAGGGTCGTGTCGCGGCGCGGGCCCTCGTCGGTGGTCACGTCCGCACAGGCGGTGAGTTCGCGGTCGAAGCGGCCCTCGTCGATGGCGCGGACGGCCCGCTGGTGCGAGCGGAGCGCGAACTCCTCCATGTCGCGGCGGGAGATGCCCCACTTCTCGGCGATGAGCTGGGCGCCGTGGAACTGGTTGACGGGCCGGTCGCCGTAGCGGGCGCGCCAGCCCTCGCTGCCCGCATACGGGCCTTCGGTGAGGCCGAGCGGTTCGGCGGCCTGCCGGGAGGCGAAGGCGATGGGGATCATCGACATGTTCTGTGTGCCGCCGGCGACGACGAGGTCCTGGGTGCCGGAGAGGACGCCCTGCGCCGCGAAGTGCACGGCCTGCTGCGAGGATCCGCACTGCCGGTCGATCGTCACGCCGGGCACCTCTTCGGGCAGTCCGGCCGCCAGCCAGGAGGTGCGGGCGATGTCCCCGGCCTGTGGGCCGACCGTGTCCAGGCAGCCGAACACGACGTCCTCGACGGCGGCCGGTTCGATTCCGCTGCGCTCGACGAGTGCCTTCAGGACATGGGCTCCCAGGTCGGCGGGGTGGACGGCCGAGAGACCGCCCTTGCGCCTGCCGACGGGGGTGCGGACCGCTTCGACGATGTAGGCCTCGGCCATGACTGCGTACTCCTCGTACTCGTCGGTCGGTGCGGTCGCCGGGGTGACGACACGCTCCCTATGTGCGTACGGCGATGCCGTCCAGGACCATCGACAGGTACTGGCGGGCGATCTCCTCGGGGCTGTGGCCGCCGCCGGGGCGGTACCAGGACGCGGCGACCCAGACGGTGTCGCGCACGAAGCGGTAGGCGAGCCGGATGTCCAGGTCGTCCCGGAAGACGCGCTCCGCGACTCCGCGCTCCAGCGTCGTCAGCCAGGTCTTCTCGAAGCGCTGCTGCGAGTCGGCCAGGTACCCGAAGCGCGTCTGTGCGACCAGCTGCTTGGCCTCTTTCTGGTAGATGGCGACGGCCGAGCGGTGCCGGTCGATCTCCCGGAAGGACTCGGTGACGAGTGCTTCGAGGGTCTCGCGGGGGCCGAGCTGCGACTGGAGCACGGTGTCGTACCCGTCCCACAGCTCGGTGAGGAAGGTGGAGAGGATCTCTTCGAGCATCGACTCCTTGGAGTCGAAGTGGTAGTAGAGGCTGCCGGCGAGCATGCCGGCGGCGTCCGCGATCTTGCGGACCGTGGTCGCGTTGTACCCCTGCTCGGCGAAGACGTCGGCCGCGATGGCGAGGAGTTCACCGCGGCGCTCGGGCGAGGGACTCACCGCGGCCTTCTTGGCAGGAGTCTTCTTGGCGGGCGCCTTCTTCGCGGGTGCCTTCTTGCTGCTGGTACTCGTGCTGGTGCTGGTGCTGCTCTGCTTCGGTTTCGACACACGGTCATTCTCCGCCTAGGCGTGCTGGTTGCTGACCGAGACCGTCTCCCCCGTCATGTACGAGGAGTACTCGCTGGCCAGGAAGACGATGACGTTGGCTATCTCCCACGGCTCGGCATGGCGCCCGAACGCCTCGCGCGCGGTGAGCTCTTCCAGCAGCTCCGGAGAGGTGACCTTCGCGAGGTGCGGGTGCATGGCGAGACTGGGCGACACCGCGTTGATCCGTATGCCGTGGGGCGCGGCCTCGACGGCGGCGCAGCGGGTGAGGGCCATGACGCCCGCCTTCGCCGCGGCATAGTGCGCCTGTCCGGCCTGGGCCCGCCAGCCGAGCACCGAGGCGTTGTTCACGATCACGCCGCCACGGTCGGCGGCCCGCATGCGGCGCAGGGCGGCCCTGGTGGAGCGGAACGTGCCGTTCAGTGTCACGTCGATGACTCTGTCCCACTGCTCGTCGGTCATCTCGGTGAGCTCGGCGGTGCCACCGAGTCCCGCGTTGTTCACGACGACGTCCAGGCCGCCGTGGCGCTGCTCCGCCAGGTCGTAGAGCGCCTGCACATGGGCTTCGTCCGTCACGTCGCACGGCGTGCCGTCGACCCGGTCGGCGCCGAACTCCCCGGCCAGCGCCTCCACCGTCTCCTTCGTGCGGCGCGGGTGGGCGTCGCCTATGACGATGCGCGCGCCCTCCTCCAGGAAGCGGCGGGCGGTGGCGCCGCCGATCCCCGCTCCGGCCGCGGCGGTGATGACGGCGGTGCGGCCCGCGAGCAGACCGTGCCCCGGCACGTAGGTGGGCGCGTCCATGCTCGGCCTCCCTTGGTTCTCGGCTGTCTCTCGACTCGCGCTCGACGGCTGACTCGACTTCAGGGTAATCTACCAAACACTTGTTAGGGAAGAGTGCCGGGGAAGACTGGGGAAGAACCGACCGAAGAGGGTGAGCCACTGATGGACCTCGACTTCACCGCAGGGGAAGAGGAGTTCAGGCAGCGGGCGCGTGACTGGCTCGCCGGCCATGTGCCCGCCGAGCCGCTGCCCTCGCTGGAGACGCGGGAGGGTTTCGCGGCCCACCGCGCCTGGGAGGGCGAGCTCGCGGCCGACCGCTGGTCGGTGGTCTCCTGGCCCGAGGAGTACGGCGGGCAGGGCGTCGACATCGTCAAGTGGCTGATGTTCGAGGAGGAGTACTTCGCGGCGGGCGGCCCCGGCCGGGTCTCCCAGAACGGCATCAACCTCCTCGCGCCGACCCTCTTCGACTTCGGCACCGACGAGCAGCGCGCACGGGTGCTGCCGCCGATGGCGAGCGGGGAGGTGATCTGGGTGCAGGCCTGGTCCGAGCCGGAGTCGGGCTCGGACCTCGCGTCCCTGCGCTCCACCGCTCGCCGCACGTCAGGGGGCTGGCTGATCAGCGGGCAGAAGACCTGGTCGTCACGGGCCGCGTTCGCCGACCGCGCGTTCGGCCTGTTCCGCAGCGAACCGTACGAGAGCGGCGGGACCGGCAACGCCAAGCCGCACCGCGGCCTCACGTACCTGATGTTCCCGCTCGACGCGGACGGCGTGACCGTCCGCCCCATCGGGCGCCTCGACGGCAAGCCCGCGTTCGCCGAGCTCTTCCTCGACGACGTCTTCGTGCCGGACGAGGACGTGATCGGCGAGCCGGGCCAGGGCTGGCGGATCGCCATGTCGACGACGGGCAACGAACGCGGTCTGACGCTGCGCTCCCCCGGCCGCTTCGTCGCCTCGGCCGACCGTCTGGTGCGGCAGTGGCGCGCGCACGGCGACCCCGCGGACACCGCGCTGCGCGACCGGGTCGCCGACGCCGCGATCGGGGCCCGCGCCTATCAGCTGTTCACCTGGGCCAACGCGTCGCGCTTCGCGGCGGGCGAGACGATCGGCGCGGAATCGAGCCTGAACAAGGTCTTCTGGTCCGAGTACGACATC
This Streptomyces sp. NBC_01283 DNA region includes the following protein-coding sequences:
- a CDS encoding acetyl-CoA C-acetyltransferase → MAEAYIVEAVRTPVGRRKGGLSAVHPADLGAHVLKALVERSGIEPAAVEDVVFGCLDTVGPQAGDIARTSWLAAGLPEEVPGVTIDRQCGSSQQAVHFAAQGVLSGTQDLVVAGGTQNMSMIPIAFASRQAAEPLGLTEGPYAGSEGWRARYGDRPVNQFHGAQLIAEKWGISRRDMEEFALRSHQRAVRAIDEGRFDRELTACADVTTDEGPRRDTTLEKMAGLKPVLDDGTITAACSSQVSDGAAALLVASERAVREHGLTPRARIHHLSVRGEDPIRMLSAPIPATAYALKKTGMSIGDIDLVEINEAFAPVVLAWLKETGADPEKVNVNGGAIALGHPLGATGVKLMTTLLHELERTGGRFGLQTMCEGGGQANVTIIERL
- a CDS encoding TetR/AcrR family transcriptional regulator; protein product: MSPSPERRGELLAIAADVFAEQGYNATTVRKIADAAGMLAGSLYYHFDSKESMLEEILSTFLTELWDGYDTVLQSQLGPRETLEALVTESFREIDRHRSAVAIYQKEAKQLVAQTRFGYLADSQQRFEKTWLTTLERGVAERVFRDDLDIRLAYRFVRDTVWVAASWYRPGGGHSPEEIARQYLSMVLDGIAVRT
- a CDS encoding acyl-CoA dehydrogenase family protein, which encodes MDLDFTAGEEEFRQRARDWLAGHVPAEPLPSLETREGFAAHRAWEGELAADRWSVVSWPEEYGGQGVDIVKWLMFEEEYFAAGGPGRVSQNGINLLAPTLFDFGTDEQRARVLPPMASGEVIWVQAWSEPESGSDLASLRSTARRTSGGWLISGQKTWSSRAAFADRAFGLFRSEPYESGGTGNAKPHRGLTYLMFPLDADGVTVRPIGRLDGKPAFAELFLDDVFVPDEDVIGEPGQGWRIAMSTTGNERGLTLRSPGRFVASADRLVRQWRAHGDPADTALRDRVADAAIGARAYQLFTWANASRFAAGETIGAESSLNKVFWSEYDIALHETALDLLGAEGELADGGEWAEGYVFSLAGPIYAGTNEIQRDIIAERLLGLPKGRR
- a CDS encoding SDR family oxidoreductase; the encoded protein is MDAPTYVPGHGLLAGRTAVITAAAGAGIGGATARRFLEEGARIVIGDAHPRRTKETVEALAGEFGADRVDGTPCDVTDEAHVQALYDLAEQRHGGLDVVVNNAGLGGTAELTEMTDEQWDRVIDVTLNGTFRSTRAALRRMRAADRGGVIVNNASVLGWRAQAGQAHYAAAKAGVMALTRCAAVEAAPHGIRINAVSPSLAMHPHLAKVTSPELLEELTAREAFGRHAEPWEIANVIVFLASEYSSYMTGETVSVSNQHA